The following proteins are encoded in a genomic region of Phycisphaerae bacterium:
- a CDS encoding Hpt domain-containing protein, whose amino-acid sequence MSDSNPQSSQSDPQFSNILAECPELWDVVDMFARALPQTIQELQDALDQSAFDQLIESARALALSGGGHGYPELVAYASAIERSAREGMVKSLETQLAELRSLTDRIREGIDSRSRIRD is encoded by the coding sequence ATGAGCGACTCGAACCCCCAATCCAGTCAGTCCGATCCACAGTTTTCGAACATCCTCGCGGAATGCCCCGAGCTTTGGGATGTCGTTGACATGTTCGCGCGGGCATTACCCCAGACGATTCAGGAATTGCAGGATGCGCTGGATCAGTCGGCTTTTGATCAACTGATCGAATCGGCCCGCGCCCTCGCTCTGTCCGGCGGTGGTCATGGTTATCCGGAGCTGGTTGCGTACGCCTCGGCGATCGAGCGGTCTGCTCGGGAAGGGATGGTCAAGTCGCTCGAAACCCAACTTGCCGAGCTTCGCTCGCTGACAGACCGCATCCGGGAGGGCATTGACTCGCGGAGTCGTATTCGCGATTGA
- the rlmN gene encoding 23S rRNA (adenine(2503)-C(2))-methyltransferase RlmN: MSDTPSPSSRRHLLSMSLPELVRDFEAIGEPAYRATQVMQWIYERGATSFEAMTNLSKQLRSAMADRFVLFTSEITRRAASSDGTVKLLLQWEDSQTSECVMLPSEHHITGCISSQVGCPVGCRFCASGLDGLKRNLTSGEIVEQVLRVAAEAATAGGRLSNLVFMGLGEPLANYQNVISAVYTINAPWGPNIGARKITISTVGLPKQIRKLADEGLQLNLALSLHAPNDELRQQLIPWAEKITIRELVDACRYYFNQTGREITLEYALLHGTNDSPSHARELAQFARQLRCNVNLLRYNPVEPLPYRRPSSEDAFTFQQALRKHGVNAHIRKSRGLDIDAACGQLRRKAMMNADSADAVADARATIEINIDRKDE; encoded by the coding sequence ATGTCTGATACTCCCAGTCCATCCAGTCGCCGGCATCTGCTCTCAATGTCGCTGCCGGAATTGGTTCGCGATTTTGAAGCGATCGGCGAACCCGCGTACCGCGCGACGCAGGTCATGCAGTGGATTTACGAGCGCGGCGCAACTTCATTTGAGGCGATGACGAACCTGTCGAAGCAACTCCGCTCCGCAATGGCCGATCGATTTGTCCTGTTCACCTCTGAGATCACACGACGGGCGGCATCCAGCGATGGAACAGTCAAGCTGCTGCTGCAGTGGGAGGATTCCCAGACCAGTGAATGCGTGATGCTCCCATCGGAGCACCACATCACGGGCTGCATCAGCTCGCAAGTGGGCTGTCCAGTCGGGTGTCGTTTCTGCGCCAGTGGTCTGGACGGCCTGAAGCGGAATCTGACGTCCGGCGAAATCGTGGAGCAGGTGCTGCGCGTCGCCGCCGAGGCCGCGACAGCGGGCGGCCGATTGTCCAATCTGGTGTTCATGGGATTAGGCGAACCGCTCGCCAATTACCAGAACGTGATCTCGGCGGTTTATACAATCAACGCTCCGTGGGGGCCGAACATCGGCGCAAGAAAAATAACGATCAGCACGGTCGGACTGCCCAAGCAGATTCGCAAGCTGGCGGACGAGGGACTCCAATTGAATCTCGCGTTATCGCTGCACGCGCCCAATGACGAGTTGCGGCAGCAGTTGATCCCCTGGGCGGAAAAGATCACGATCCGTGAACTGGTGGATGCCTGCCGCTACTACTTCAACCAGACCGGCCGCGAAATCACGCTTGAATACGCACTGCTCCACGGCACGAACGATTCGCCCTCCCATGCCCGCGAGCTCGCTCAATTCGCCCGGCAACTCCGGTGCAATGTCAACCTGCTGCGGTACAATCCGGTTGAGCCGCTTCCCTATCGACGGCCGTCGAGTGAAGACGCATTCACCTTTCAGCAGGCGCTGCGTAAGCACGGAGTCAACGCGCACATTCGCAAGTCACGCGGCCTGGATATTGACGCCGCTTGCGGGCAACTGCGCCGCAAGGCGATGATGAATGCAGATTCCGCCGATGCAGTCGCCGATGCGCGCGCGACCATCGAAATCAACATCGATCGCAAGGACGAATAG
- the pyrH gene encoding UMP kinase, translating into MRKRVYRRVLLKISGEGFASSHGDFGIDGEAVRRIAAEIIAVRELGVDVAVVVGGGNFIRGTTLASQARIQEATAHYMGMLGTVINALALQDVLEDLGQPTRVQSSIAIHSACENFIRRRCIRHLEKGRVVILAAGTGRPFVTTDTAAALASVEIGADILFKATKVDGVYTTDPKKDKRAEFLPTLTYNQVIDKRLKVMDVSAVDMCQRHGVPIKVFNLMTPGNMRRAVMGQNVGTLIGE; encoded by the coding sequence TTGCGCAAGCGGGTTTACCGGCGCGTTCTGTTAAAAATCTCCGGTGAAGGCTTCGCTTCGAGTCACGGCGATTTCGGCATCGACGGCGAAGCGGTCCGACGGATCGCGGCCGAGATCATCGCGGTTCGCGAACTGGGCGTGGATGTGGCGGTGGTGGTTGGCGGCGGCAATTTTATCCGCGGCACCACGCTAGCCTCGCAGGCCCGAATCCAGGAAGCGACGGCCCATTACATGGGCATGCTGGGAACAGTCATTAACGCGCTGGCCTTGCAGGACGTTCTCGAAGACCTCGGTCAGCCGACGCGTGTGCAATCGTCGATCGCAATCCACAGCGCCTGCGAGAATTTCATTCGACGTCGCTGCATCCGCCACCTTGAGAAAGGGCGCGTCGTCATCCTGGCGGCGGGCACCGGCCGGCCGTTCGTCACGACCGACACCGCGGCCGCGCTCGCATCGGTGGAGATCGGAGCGGACATCCTGTTCAAGGCAACCAAGGTTGACGGCGTGTACACCACCGACCCCAAAAAGGACAAACGTGCCGAGTTTCTTCCGACACTCACTTATAATCAGGTGATTGACAAACGATTGAAGGTCATGGACGTGTCGGCCGTCGACATGTGCCAGCGGCATGGCGTGCCGATCAAAGTGTTCAACCTGATGACGCCGGGGAACATGCGTCGCGCCGTGATGGGTCAGAATGTTGGAACGCTGATCGGCGAATAG
- a CDS encoding class I SAM-dependent rRNA methyltransferase — translation MDRGDLQSRIDAAVNRRRPLIERSDLDAYRLFHGESDGVSGMVIERLGPVLIVQFHEGRLSVSPDDARPAVERLMHTFGVKAAYAKYFVRDRSELTPAQAAEHTRSAPWLGATVEPRITVREQSASFIIRPYDGFSYGLFLEHRDNRERIRKLAGGRRVLNLFCYTCGFSIAAAQGGASEVCSVDLSKRYLDWGRANFELNRLDPGAHRFYCSDTLDYFRRVERQGRLFDIVILDPPTFARMRRPARTFVLEKQLGALLTGAARVLDKGGVLLFATNNRAMNGGRIDRELHRAAGGRKCRIIERPGLQLDFAGDPHYSHTVLARFD, via the coding sequence ATGGACCGTGGAGACCTCCAATCAAGGATTGATGCGGCCGTCAATCGCCGGCGACCGCTGATCGAACGATCCGACCTCGACGCGTATCGGCTCTTTCACGGCGAAAGCGACGGTGTTTCCGGCATGGTCATCGAGCGGCTCGGTCCCGTTCTGATCGTGCAGTTTCACGAAGGGCGACTCTCGGTGTCGCCAGACGATGCACGGCCGGCGGTCGAGCGTCTGATGCACACGTTCGGCGTCAAAGCGGCCTATGCAAAGTATTTTGTACGAGATCGAAGCGAACTGACCCCCGCGCAGGCGGCGGAGCATACGCGATCGGCGCCGTGGCTCGGGGCAACCGTCGAACCGCGCATTACGGTGCGGGAGCAGAGCGCGTCGTTCATCATCCGCCCGTATGACGGCTTCTCGTATGGACTGTTCCTGGAACACCGGGACAATCGCGAGCGGATTCGAAAGCTCGCTGGAGGTCGCCGGGTACTTAATTTGTTTTGTTATACCTGCGGCTTCTCGATTGCGGCGGCCCAGGGCGGCGCGTCAGAAGTGTGCAGCGTGGACCTCTCAAAGCGGTATCTGGACTGGGGAAGAGCCAACTTCGAACTGAACCGCTTGGATCCTGGGGCCCATCGGTTCTACTGCTCTGACACGCTTGACTACTTTCGGCGTGTCGAACGCCAGGGTCGGCTCTTCGACATCGTCATCCTCGATCCGCCCACGTTCGCCCGGATGCGCCGACCGGCCCGGACATTCGTTCTTGAAAAGCAGCTTGGCGCGTTGCTGACCGGTGCGGCCAGAGTTCTGGACAAGGGCGGTGTGCTTCTCTTCGCCACGAATAACAGAGCAATGAACGGCGGCCGAATCGACCGCGAACTGCACCGAGCGGCGGGGGGCCGCAAATGCCGCATCATCGAGCGTCCGGGTCTGCAGTTGGATTTCGCCGGCGATCCGCATTATTCGCACACGGTCCTGGCCCGTTTTGATTGA
- a CDS encoding type III pantothenate kinase, whose product MSVLNDPRAGASLLIIEIGNSHISVATSVAGQIFSHERFSHDEIEAVLNAAEAAWNALPPDRLRAVAGVSVVPAVLERLRGPIEDLLQSPLLIVGEDLHRPLSLAVESPESVGIDRVCAAAAAYDTLKHACVVASFGTAITIDCVNDEGAFMGGAILPGLDLQARSLNEHTAQLPRVTIESPEGTYGGSTTEAIRQGIVYGVVGGLREITERYATELKSWPDLVACGGNAELIGRHAEIIDRIVPDLCIRGVAVAYRMHFSPLADSGEEQ is encoded by the coding sequence GTGAGCGTATTGAATGACCCACGAGCCGGCGCATCGCTGCTCATCATTGAAATCGGAAATTCGCACATCTCCGTGGCCACTTCGGTCGCGGGGCAGATTTTCTCCCACGAACGATTCAGCCATGACGAGATTGAGGCCGTTCTGAATGCGGCCGAAGCCGCATGGAACGCGCTTCCTCCGGATCGATTGAGAGCTGTGGCTGGTGTGTCGGTGGTCCCGGCGGTGCTGGAGCGACTGCGCGGACCCATCGAGGATCTGCTTCAGTCTCCGTTGCTCATCGTCGGGGAGGACCTCCATCGGCCGTTGTCGCTTGCAGTCGAATCCCCCGAATCGGTTGGTATCGACCGGGTCTGCGCCGCTGCTGCCGCGTATGACACGTTGAAGCATGCCTGCGTCGTGGCCAGCTTCGGCACGGCGATCACCATCGACTGCGTCAATGACGAGGGCGCGTTCATGGGTGGGGCGATTCTGCCGGGACTGGATCTCCAGGCGCGGTCACTGAATGAACATACGGCACAACTGCCGCGCGTCACGATTGAATCGCCGGAAGGTACCTACGGCGGATCAACAACCGAGGCCATCCGCCAGGGCATTGTGTACGGAGTTGTCGGTGGGCTTCGTGAAATTACCGAACGCTACGCAACAGAGCTGAAATCCTGGCCCGATCTCGTCGCCTGCGGCGGCAACGCCGAACTGATCGGGCGACATGCCGAGATAATCGACCGCATCGTTCCTGATTTGTGCATCCGTGGCGTCGCCGTCGCATACCGGATGCACTTCTCACCTCTTGCGGATTCCGGCGAAGAACAGTGA
- a CDS encoding glycosyltransferase family 39 protein, which produces MNVSDAIASENLRADWASASYRRGLRIAVVAACIARIAVLAFAERRPARFDFPDSHRYVQVARHIAAGLGPIDHEQLRSGTDPLYPFVLSVAPLAGFNSEDAILRFGRICNSIFGIASVLLLAGLGRRILGERVGLIAAFILALDPILLFFNGLVLTESLYILLLLASVYSMTRSALRRTGESAASVRAERDCIAWAMLAGICIGAATLTRSTNLFLPIALCPIFLILLTRRPFRSAGLPALGATTGGQAQNGLNLPVAGIPYTNMRNLSAVGTFLVCSVLVLTPTMIRNYGIYGAFVPTRIGGGASLMEALGPWADGAPGMDRIQYPPFPPTADELKRDRICRQAAIDWAAAHPADTVRLALAKLKRTWSIEINASGYTTPVLRAACWLTVAPEFLLTIVGVGLLRRRPDLIALLLAPAVYFSLVHVVFVGSVRYRLPAMPFLFLLAASAIAAFRSGRRVARTG; this is translated from the coding sequence ATGAACGTCAGCGACGCCATTGCGAGTGAGAACCTGCGGGCCGATTGGGCATCGGCGAGCTATCGCAGGGGCCTTCGTATCGCGGTCGTTGCGGCGTGCATCGCTCGAATCGCGGTGCTCGCCTTTGCCGAACGGCGACCCGCGCGATTCGATTTTCCGGATTCTCATCGGTATGTGCAGGTTGCGCGGCACATCGCAGCCGGTCTGGGTCCGATCGATCATGAGCAATTGCGAAGCGGCACCGATCCGCTGTATCCATTTGTCCTGTCGGTAGCGCCGCTGGCCGGTTTCAACTCGGAAGACGCCATCCTGCGATTCGGCCGCATCTGCAATTCAATTTTCGGGATCGCATCGGTCCTGCTGCTCGCTGGTTTGGGACGGAGGATACTTGGCGAGCGGGTCGGCCTGATTGCGGCGTTCATTCTCGCGCTCGATCCGATTCTCCTCTTTTTCAACGGATTGGTCCTGACCGAGTCGCTCTACATTCTCCTATTGCTGGCGAGTGTTTATTCGATGACTCGCTCCGCATTGCGCCGGACCGGCGAATCCGCCGCGTCGGTTCGCGCGGAACGGGACTGCATCGCATGGGCGATGCTCGCGGGAATCTGCATCGGTGCGGCGACACTGACCCGAAGCACCAACTTGTTCCTGCCGATCGCGCTTTGCCCGATTTTTCTCATCCTACTCACAAGGCGGCCCTTTCGATCGGCCGGGCTACCAGCGCTCGGCGCGACAACGGGCGGGCAGGCTCAAAACGGCCTGAACTTGCCTGTCGCAGGAATCCCGTACACCAACATGCGTAATCTGTCGGCAGTGGGCACATTCTTGGTTTGCAGTGTCCTTGTCCTGACGCCGACCATGATTCGCAACTATGGAATCTATGGCGCATTCGTCCCGACGCGAATCGGCGGCGGCGCAAGCCTCATGGAAGCGCTCGGACCGTGGGCCGATGGAGCTCCCGGGATGGATCGCATTCAGTATCCGCCATTCCCGCCGACTGCGGACGAACTCAAACGCGATCGTATCTGCCGTCAGGCCGCCATTGACTGGGCTGCGGCGCATCCGGCGGATACAGTGCGGCTGGCTTTGGCAAAGCTCAAAAGAACGTGGTCGATTGAGATCAACGCATCTGGCTATACAACGCCTGTTCTGCGTGCGGCGTGCTGGTTGACCGTTGCACCCGAGTTTCTTCTGACGATCGTCGGAGTCGGGTTATTGCGGCGGCGGCCGGACCTGATCGCGTTATTGCTCGCACCCGCTGTCTACTTTAGTCTGGTGCATGTGGTATTCGTTGGTTCAGTACGCTATCGGCTTCCGGCGATGCCTTTTCTATTCCTCCTCGCCGCATCGGCCATCGCGGCGTTTCGGTCGGGCCGCCGGGTGGCACGCACCGGCTGA
- a CDS encoding 50S ribosome-binding GTPase, which produces MNTASILTPPAPGAIGVVAIHGPDVITILNSVTSRRCEESEWPVGRPVFCRIKDRDAVLDDAIVCVFHQAGSTFAEIHVHGGVRVVQRVLMVLERAGATAVPAGEFSHVLRSDDAVVRRIDDAIIAAPSRRLLKWLLAQRLILPAYLQRLSTVAPSERAEFRERSKIAVALMRGLRVALIGPPNAGKSTLANCLIGRDRIITSDAPGTTRDWISETALIDGWPVTLTDTAGIRHTECAIESEAIHRSRQQARIADLVVVVMDAATPPSEMDRIGSSLAAMVDATQPVVVVWNKSDLLSSTAASGRGDRFTDEIARRSRTGPFDSAPSCSVSAKFGGGIVELERQLCRMLGLDRLEDRLPTAFFSIEGDERD; this is translated from the coding sequence ATGAACACGGCCTCTATCTTGACTCCGCCGGCGCCCGGCGCAATCGGCGTCGTCGCGATACACGGGCCGGACGTAATCACGATTCTGAACTCGGTCACGAGTCGAAGGTGCGAGGAGTCGGAATGGCCGGTGGGCCGACCGGTATTCTGCAGGATCAAGGATCGGGACGCGGTGCTGGACGACGCAATTGTCTGCGTTTTTCATCAGGCCGGTTCGACCTTTGCTGAAATTCATGTTCATGGGGGTGTGCGAGTCGTCCAGCGCGTGCTTATGGTTCTGGAGCGGGCCGGGGCCACCGCTGTTCCCGCCGGTGAGTTTTCGCATGTCCTCAGATCGGATGATGCCGTGGTCCGGAGAATCGACGATGCGATCATCGCGGCCCCTTCGCGCCGGCTTCTGAAGTGGCTGCTCGCACAGAGATTGATTCTGCCGGCTTATCTGCAAAGGTTGTCAACGGTTGCGCCTTCCGAGCGTGCGGAGTTTCGGGAGCGATCGAAGATCGCGGTCGCTCTGATGAGAGGACTCCGGGTCGCGCTCATCGGTCCGCCGAATGCCGGCAAGAGCACACTTGCCAATTGCCTGATTGGCCGAGACCGCATCATCACATCCGATGCGCCCGGCACGACACGGGATTGGATCAGCGAGACCGCGCTCATCGACGGCTGGCCGGTGACACTCACGGACACCGCCGGAATCCGGCACACGGAATGTGCGATCGAATCAGAGGCGATTCATCGGAGCCGGCAGCAGGCACGCATCGCGGATCTGGTGGTCGTCGTGATGGATGCGGCCACACCGCCGAGCGAGATGGACCGGATCGGTTCATCGCTGGCTGCAATGGTCGATGCGACTCAACCGGTCGTCGTTGTCTGGAATAAGTCGGACCTTCTTTCAAGTACAGCCGCTTCCGGACGGGGCGATCGATTCACCGATGAAATCGCACGCCGGTCACGCACTGGGCCGTTTGATTCCGCTCCATCGTGCAGTGTTTCGGCGAAATTCGGTGGAGGAATCGTCGAACTTGAGCGGCAACTATGCCGCATGCTCGGACTGGACCGGCTGGAAGATCGGCTTCCGACCGCATTCTTTTCGATCGAGGGCGACGAGCGCGACTGA
- the tilS gene encoding tRNA lysidine(34) synthetase TilS: MDTRRFHKLLYEATVRLLPREAAVVCAVSGGCDSIALLHGLFRMNQLRKCGLHLCVAHLDHHLPPGSSAQMAEFTHRNAAGLGLPFYEERIDVPARSASTGESFEEAGRKARYEFFERAADQFNAKFVAVAHQADDQAETVLHRILRGTSLKGLAGMSESRRLRPDREIRIVRPMLSLRRSDVTDYLHRRDIPFMHDPTNDDTAVATRNVLRHALLPEIRRLINPNVDGALTRLAAHARHAADFVSETAAGLFDAAAACADCDAITLRAAALSDASAAVLGEVVLIALRRCGAGLKAVSAERIEAVTRAVRPEIAHRIVELPDRMIAERRGKYLFIKRRRPEARPDATIDTPEVHPVR, from the coding sequence ATGGACACGCGCCGCTTCCACAAACTCCTGTATGAGGCGACTGTTCGGCTCCTGCCGCGCGAGGCAGCCGTTGTCTGCGCCGTGTCGGGCGGCTGCGATTCGATCGCCCTGCTTCACGGACTTTTCCGGATGAACCAGCTTCGTAAATGCGGACTGCATCTGTGCGTCGCGCATCTGGATCATCATCTGCCGCCAGGCAGCTCCGCGCAGATGGCGGAGTTCACGCATCGAAACGCGGCCGGGCTGGGGCTTCCGTTCTACGAGGAGCGGATCGACGTGCCGGCACGATCGGCGTCGACGGGCGAATCGTTCGAGGAGGCCGGACGAAAGGCCCGTTATGAATTCTTCGAACGTGCGGCCGATCAGTTCAATGCGAAATTCGTAGCGGTCGCCCACCAGGCGGACGATCAGGCCGAGACAGTGCTGCACCGTATCCTCCGTGGCACAAGCCTGAAAGGGCTTGCGGGCATGTCCGAATCGCGTCGCCTCCGGCCCGACCGTGAGATTCGGATTGTTCGTCCGATGCTCTCGCTGAGACGATCGGACGTGACCGACTATCTGCACCGGCGCGACATTCCATTCATGCACGATCCGACGAATGATGACACAGCCGTGGCAACGCGCAATGTGCTGCGACACGCGCTACTCCCGGAAATTCGCCGATTGATCAACCCGAACGTGGACGGGGCCCTGACTCGTCTTGCGGCCCACGCCCGCCACGCGGCCGATTTCGTTTCCGAAACGGCCGCTGGACTGTTCGATGCCGCCGCGGCCTGCGCCGATTGCGACGCCATCACACTCCGTGCAGCCGCCTTGTCCGACGCATCGGCGGCGGTCCTGGGCGAAGTCGTTCTCATCGCGCTGCGTCGGTGCGGCGCGGGATTGAAGGCGGTCAGTGCGGAGCGAATTGAAGCGGTGACCCGGGCCGTCAGGCCAGAGATCGCGCATCGAATCGTCGAACTGCCGGACAGAATGATCGCGGAACGCCGCGGGAAATATCTGTTCATCAAGAGACGCCGACCGGAAGCCAGGCCTGATGCCACGATCGATACACCGGAGGTGCACCCGGTTCGATGA